The DNA segment CGCGGGTCTCGCAGCCCCGACTCACCagctggggcggggcggggcgtgAGCGGCGCTGCGCGCGGCCCCAGCGCCAGCCCCGGGACGTCCCAGGTCACACGGaccctttcccacccccaccccccgggaAGGGCATTAGCAACCACCCCGCGGAAGAGGGCTTGGGGACCCGCAGTTACAGCTCTGCCAGGCTCCGGGACTGGGTGTGCCCCGGCCACTCTGACTCTCCCTTTCGCAGGAGAGGCGGCGGAAACGAGGGGTCCCAAAGCAGGCTCCTCCCTGCCGCGCCCCAAACTTAATCCCGCGCCTCACCTGCAGGCGCGCCACGACCTCGCCAACGGCTTGGCCAGGGGGCCCGTCGAACCGCAGCGTGATCGCCTCCCCGCGGCCGTAGTACAGGTCAAGCCGCTGCTCGGAGAAGGTCCAGGCCAGCACGTCGCGACATGAGCAGTTGAAGACTACCCGGCCATCGCGCGGCGCCACCAACACCAGCGCCTCGGCCGAGATGCCCAGCAGGCAGGGCACCTCGGCGCCGTCGGAACTGCCTGCCTCGGCTCCGGCCGCGCCCCGCGCCCCAGGCGCCGCGCGCACGCCCCACACCAGCGCGCCTGCCGCCTGCAGCTCAGCGCCTGGGCCCCGGGGGGCTGCCCGCCGTCTCCCGCCCAGGGAAGGCAGGCCAAAGCGCGACGCAGAGTCCAGCGACGTGGTGGTCACCTCGTTGGTGGCCAGGTCCTGCAGGTACTGCTGGCGTGTGCGCGTGGCCATGGCGTGGAACTGGCGTGCGTGGCCCGCCGCCTGTTCGCCATTGAGCGCCTTGGCCAGCAGGAGGGCCCGGAAGTCAGCGTTGGCCGCGAAGGGACCTCCGCCAGGCGGCAGAGCTGGCCCGAAGGCCGGCGTGTCCTGGGTGCGGCTCACGGCCACCCTATGGGGAGGGAGGCCGTAGTCAGGGGTAAAAGGAAGGTCCAAGAAGAGGCACCTTTGGCAGAACTGGAACCCTGGGGTGCCCACCTGTAGGAGGTGTGCGGAGTGCAGGGCGCCTCCGCCCGCACCACTAGGAATATGTGCTGGAAGTGTGAGCGGATGGTGGTGGGGCAGAAGGGCTTGCTGCCCGGTTCCTGGAACACGATGGTCACAATGTCGTTGCCGATGTGGCGCTTCCGCAGGAGCTGGGGGTCAGGAGGAGGGGCATGTGAACAGGGCTTCCCCATGTCCCTGCTCATTCAAGCCAGGCAGCGCCTGGGCACCCGTGGCCCCCACCGGCCCCCCAGTGCAGGCCTGGGGTGTCTGTCTTTGGGGAGTCACACTAGCTGGGAGGGAGAAGCTGGGGGTCAGCAGAGCTCAGGCCAAGGTCCCCGCAGCACCCCTCCCTAGTTCCCCAGAGCCCCCGTCACACCTGCTGCTGGTTATTGGGGGTGTACGGCAGCATCGTGGATACGTGGAACATGATCTCATGGTCCTGGTACGTGGTGTAGAGGGAGTGCGTGCCTGTGGAATCCGCTGTGGCCGGGGAGTTGGGGACACCGCGGGAAAGCAAGGGGAATCTGGGTGGCTTGGACCTGCCGTCCCTGCCCACAGGCTGGAGCCTCTGTCCTCCCCAGCCAGCAGGTGGACAACTCCTTCCCACCACCAGCCAAGGTCTAGGCCACGGGCTCCAAGGGCCTCAGCCTTGACTgctcccctttcccctccccgcCACCACAGGATTCAGCCTGGGGTTGGGATGCTGAAACAGAATGAAGACAGAAATGAGAAACGATCTGCTAAGAGAGGCAGGGGCGGATGTCCCAGGAGAGGACAGATGTTGGCCTAGGCACCAGCATGTGCGGAGCAGCtgagagaggaaggcaggaggtCACCTCCCAGGAACCCCGGGACCTTTCCAACACAACAGGCTGGGGCTGGGCTAGGGCTGTGTTTGGTGGGAGGAGGTGGTGCCCACAAACCCCCATGGCCCAGCTCCGGCAGTAGGGCACCAGGGCTTTGGGGGAcagtcccagcccctcctcccagccttcgCAACCCCCGATGCACGTCCTTAGCCTACCCGGAGAACTCTCCACCCCCGGCCCCAGCCCTAGGACAAGATGGGACAGAAAAGTGAGCAGGCAGCTAGTTCTTGGCAAGGCAGCCTGCCCTTCAGCACGGGTctccgcccaccccaccccaccctgaccCCCTGGGCCTCACTTTTGGTGTCCAGCTGGGCCCGGTAGCTCTCAAAGCCTTTGAGCCGCACCACGTCGCCCAGCAGGGTGAGGAACTGCATGAAGGCGGGTCCTGCCTCCTGGTTGTTGTACATCTCCTCCTCTGAGCCCTGGCCCGCCCGGCAGTACAAGATGCCCACCTTGCGCTGGAAGCTCAGCTGCAGAGGGGAGGGCACAGGCGGAAGGCTCAGGTCTCCGTCTCCCAGCAACACCCCGGGGGGCCTGGGGCATGGACGGGACACTGGCCTGGGGATCGGACTGCCTCTGCCCTCTCTAAGCCATGACCCTATCAAGTGGGTTCAGTCTCTCCTGCTCCGGGCGctcaggagggcagaggagggcaaGGTGGGAAGGAACAGAGAGGTGGCTGGTTCTcatgggaccacagaggatgtGGTTCACGGAAAGGACCCTGCACAGAAGGTGCTCGATCCCAATCAGCGTCCACACAGTCATCCTCCTTAGCCCAAGGCCAGCCTGTCTTCCCCTCCCTGGAGTCCTAGGCACCTCGACCGCAGCCTCTGGAGCCCCGCACCACCTTTCACCCTTTGCTCCCAGCTCCTCTGGCTCCTTTGCATCTGGGCTTAACTGTGCACAGCTCAGGGCGCCCTGCCACCGTGCCAACGAGCCCAGGGCCCTCCAGCTCCTGCCTCCCTTCTTCACAGTAAGCCTGTCTACACTCACAGTCCCCACTTTCATCCCTCCTGACCCCTAGAGCCCCACACTTCCACCCCAACTTTTAAACCCCGAGCCCCTCTTAACAACCACAGGCATGGCCTCACCCTGGCATGCTCTCACCCTGGTTGGCACTTAGGACAACAGGAACTTCACTTggcctgtgaccccagggaccaccCGCTTCGTGTCTGGGCCTCTTCTCCACTCCTGTTCTTTGCCCTCGGTGGCCAAAGCAGCCGTCTCCACGGACAACACCCCCATCTTGGCCTCCAGCGCAGCTCCTTTCCCAGCTGCAGCTGCATGGATGTCCTTCTAGCACCTGGCACCTCACCTCCTCCCTGTGACtcttccctcccacccatccTCCAGGGTCCCTGGCTCCACAAAAATACCACTCTCAGGGGCCAAGAAGGAGGGAATCTCAATACCCCCACCAGCCACTCTGTCCCTGGACTACCGCCTCTTCACCTCTGCCATCGTCACCACCAGGCCTGGCTTGGACAACCGCGACCGCCTTCAGCCTGGCCTCCAGTCCGGCCGCCACGCTGCAGCCAGAGGGCTGCTTGACCTCTCAGATCTTCCACAGCTTCACAGCGCCCTCGGGACCAAAGGCCAGCCTTTGCCACCCTGTCCCCACTAGCCCCACTCCAGCCACGCTGAACTGCCCACAGGGTCCTGATGCAACAGTTCTTAGTCTCTAAGCTTCACCCACGTTGTTCCTTCTGCCCAGAACATGCCTGCCCTTCCTGGTTTGAGCTCTTGCATTTCCTCCATGATGCTAACCTCCTGGCCAAGGAAGGTCATCAGCCCCACACTGGTGCCCCACAGAGCCCTCAGCATCCCCCTTTCACTATTATCTTACTCATCATTATCCATGATTCTCTGTGGGTCTCTCCCCCACCTGGCTGTGAGCTACTTGAGGACAGAACCTGGTCTAGACAAGTCTCCAGCATCCAGTCTGGAGCCTGGTACCAAGGGATGaggaaatgtttgttgagtgactgACATTGAATGACCAAGGAGGAAAGTCAGGGCCAGTGGGTAGTAACTTTTGGCACAGGGGAGGGAAGGACTTCCAGCTGGCTTGGGTGGGCCCACAGTGGAAGGAGCAAGCAACCCAAACTAGCAGGAGACCCAGCAGGGCCTTGCAGGGCAAACTGACAAAGAATGAGAGGGACTTGCAAGAAGAGGGAGTGGCGATCAGACAGTGCTCCTCAGCTGACAGGCACATGGGAATTATCTCGGGATCTCTTCACGTGCAGGGCCTGAGTCAGTAGGTCTGGGTTAGGACCCAGAACCTGCCTTTCTAACAAGCCCCCAGGTGATGTGGATGCTGCTGTTCTTGAGAGGCAAGGTTCCAGATGACCTCTCATGCCCTCCTTTTGAAAAGCTAGCTCTTCTGGGGTCCCTGTCCAGCTCAAGATCAGGGTCAAGGCTgggtggctgggagctgggcagaCTTGATTCAGACTAGGTTGAGCTCTAGGACGAGGGTGTGCCCTGCCCACTCACCACTTGCTCGTCCAGCGTGAGGTCAAGGCTgggtggctgggagctgggcagaCTGGGTTCAGACCAGGTCTAGCTCTAGGACAGGAGTGCCCTGCCCACTCACCACTTGCTCGTCCAGCGTGAGCAGCGTGCGAGGCACCTTGGGTGAAGCTGAGCCCAGGCGCAGGCAGGTGGGGCTCAGCCGTGGGGCCACATGCTCTAGAAGCTTCCTCGGGGACAGGCCTCGGGGGGGCCCTGGTGGCAGCGCGTCCTCTGAGATGGTGCCTCGGAGGGTCCGGAGCTAAGGACAGGATGTAGGGGCACTCAGGATACATGCAGGCGGCTCCGGAGGCAGTCCGCAGCCTGGCTCCCATGACCCCGGCCCACCTGCGTGGTCCGCACGATGATGCGGTAGCTGTGCAGAGTGCCCCCTCCGCTGctgtccttctcctcccgccGCAGGCTCACTGCCACCGGGCCCAGGGCCTCATCCAGGCCAAAGAAGTTCTGGTGTTCTGCCAGGAGCAGGAGGCAGATGACCAGCCTCGCCCCTCAGCAGTCCCACACTCGCTCAACCACACCCATCACCAAGTCCCCCTCCCAGGTCCCATCACACTAGCTCAGATCATCCCCTCCTCAGCCCCGCCCACCTTTTACCAAGCCAAACCCTGACTCCTGTCCGCACCTATTATATGCTTGGGCCCTAAGCCTTGCCCGTATATCTCGCCCCGGATCCAGAGGGCCATGCCTCCCTGCTCCAAAGCCTAGATAGATCCTGCATGGCCTTGCCCAGCATGCCCATATTCTTCCCCAGAATATCCGGGGCTCTCCCGTGTGAACACTGATGATGACAAAGTGCCCAGGTGCAGGGGTTCAGATTTCAGCTCCCAGCAACAGCCCTAGGAaatccctccccagcccagaggAGTACGATGAACCCAACAGAGGCAGAGGAACATGTCTGGGTGTGAGGGGAGGCCTGGCTTGGCTGCAAGGAGGTGGTTACAGCTGGGCAGCCTTGACCCAGAGACAGAGCCTGACGCTTTACATAGCCAGGGATTCGACAGAAAGGACAGCGCGCTGCAGGTGACCCTTACCTTTGCCATAGAAGTACTTGCGGTAGTAGCCGGCGCCGAGGTCTGCGTGCTCCAGGCTGTAGGCGGAGGTTCGGTTCTGCGGCTCCTCCAAGACGGACACGGCCGCGTTGGGCAGTGACGGGGGCACAGGTGGAGACACTGGTCCCCCCAGGCCCAGCTCGCCTTCGCCCCCGAGCTCGCTCACAAAGCCAGGCGCCTCGAGCAGCAAGTCCGAGCTAGCAGTCTGGTCCTGAGCCGCGGCGGGGGTCCCAGAGCTGGCCTCCGCCTGCGCCCCCGGTCCCCGGGGCCTCGGAGACCAGTCAAAGAGCAGGCTCTGCACGTCGTAGTGGGCGAAGCAGCGGGGCTCAGGCACCGGCGGGAACTCAGGCTCCGGCTCCTCCGCCGGCAGCCCCAGTAGTGCCAGCGGGTCGGAGAAGAACCGGGCCGGGGGCGCGGCGGGGCGGCTGGCCTCCTCGTGGCTGTGGGCGCGGGCACGAGGGCTGGCCGGCGTCGGGGGCCGGGCCTCGCCTGCATCGCTGCCGCTGCGCACGAGCGGGCCCCGGGTCGGCCTGGGCTCGAAGGTGTGCGGCGTCAGCGGGGGCCGGGCCGGCTGGCGCAGCTTGCGGGCGAAGAGGTCATCGGTGGGCGCAGGGGCCGGGCCCCGCCGAGGGCTCCCCACGCCGCCGCCGGCCCACATGGGCGCGCCTCAGACCTGGGGACCTGGCTCTCCGGGTGCCGGGCCGCATTGGCGGGCGCGGGTGGTTGGTGCCCAGCCGGCAGGCCGGTTCCTGCCCTGAGGGAAGAGTGGGCTGCTGAGAGGGGCCTGGGGAGAAAACAGGaacccagcccccagcctggtCCTCCCCACGCGGGTTGGCTTCCGGCCCCCTCCGCGACCATCAAAGCCGCTTCCGCTTTCCTGGCCACTTCCTCGTCTGCCTGGGGCTGAGGTTTCAGCCCCCTCCTCCAGCTCAGCgcagggcagggccaggggctgggctgtGGTTACCTTGGCCCTGAGGGTCTGGGAGCCCCGGGCCGCCCTGGGGCCGCCAGGCGTCCCCAGCTCCCACTCACACACCTTGGCTGTGATCTGGGCCCAGGGTGAGGGTCCCCACCAAGACGTGGCCCAACCAGACAGATGATTTGTCTCCGCTGGGACGGGAAACCCATGGGGCCACTAGTGTCTGGGTCCTGCCCACTTGACAAAGGGAGGACGTCCTGTCCCCAGAGAccttcctccctgctcctcccacttCCTCCAGGATCCCAGAGGAACTAAGCACCCAGCGGCTGGGTCTCAATGCCGTGGCCCTCAATGCCTCAATACCTCAAGGACGAAGGGGTTCCCAGGGGGCAGTGGCAGGTCAGCAGGGACAGCAGGAGGACTTCCTTCAGTGCAGGAAGTGGCCCCAGCTCTGGGCCCAGCCCCCTGCCCGGCCCCACATCCTGAGGAAGGTGCTGGGGTCACACCAGCTCAGTCATGGGACCTCGGTCACCCTAACCTGAAGGACAGGTCTGGGCTCACCCTCCTGCAGGCTTCTGTTGCCCTgcctggggggaagggagggagtctTGGTGACCAGGCCCCTCTGCTGGAACTGGGACCTATGGGGACTTCAGCCTACCTGGCCACATTGAGGCTGACAGGGCATTCTGAGCCCCACATGACAATCAAACCGAGGTCCCCATAAGGGACTGCTCTTGCCCAGAGCAACCCTGTATCAGCTAGGATCTGAACCTGGGCCTGTCAGTCTGCAGGGCCTAAGCGATGCTGTACTTCCCCACTCCGAGCTCTGTGTGAGTAGGTGTGGggcaggtgggggctgggctAAGGCTTGAGTTCTCACAGGATGTATGAGTGAGACACCGAAGGCCCCAGGGACCTGCTAAGTGCGGAAACATGTCGAGACCAGGGGCAGGTGTAAAGAAAGGGTGGTGTGAGCACGTGAGGCGGCCACCCTCAGATGAACCCAGGATGGAGTGGGTGGCTGGGGCAGGGCTGTGGGTGACCCACTCGGGGTGCAGGCACCTGCTGGCGGGTTTTCATGCGTCAGCTAGggctgcctggggctgggctggggggggGCGCACACGCTCTGTACCCCTCAGCTAGAGCTCTAGAACCAAGCAAGGGCAGGCCTCCAAGAGCTCAGAGTACCTCCTCCCTTAGCTTCTTCTAGGACAAAGTTCTTGACACTGACCCTGAACCTCTGTTCTCTCATCTCCAAAATGGGGTTAATTAACCCTTCCTGTCCCTTCCCAACCCTGCCAGGAGATTGCAAGCAAAGGCAAATGAGCGAAGCTGGCCATGTGTTAAGCGTATGGTGGCAGATGCAGGCCCTGGCTCCATGGGCCAAGCTCTGGGGCCTgggctgtggtgtgtgtgtgatggggtgggaggggacatgAGGCAGGGGTCTGTGCAGGCTCCTGCTCCGTGCAGGTCGAgctctgtgtatctgtgtgaaCAGCTGGGGGCTGCTTCTTGCTCTGGCCCAGCGCTGGCTGGGCTCTGGCCCTGCCTTGAGGGGTGTTCTTGGGCTCTGCCCCCCACCCAGCAGCTTCACACAGGGTCCATTGAGGCCAGGACATTCCTTGCGGCCTGTGTCACTGGCGAGGAGGGGGCCGGCCCGCTCCCACAGATCCGGAAGGCCTGGCTGCCCCAGGAGGAGGCTCTGGACGCTTCCCAGCACATCTGGAGGTCATGACCCCATTTCTACTGCTAGGGGGCGCGACAGATGTTTCCTCCCAGGCCAGGCGCGGGACTGGGGGGCGGTGTGCAAAAGCTGGGTCGGAGGCCGCCCCGGGAGAAGGGGAGCCCCAGAACAGGGGGAGCCCGGCACACAGCCAGCACACAGCCAGCAGGCAGTCGGACAGTCGCCAGCTCCTCTGAGAGGAACCGGTAACCGCCGCATCCACTCACTCACCCGCCACAGGCCGGGTCGGGCTGTCCACGCAAAGGAGGTGGGGGCGGCACCAGTCAGAGGCAGGGGACTGGACGTGCTGACTCCGGACTAGAGCCCAGCGGGAGGTTGGGAGGGTGCAGGCGGCGAACTCGGCGAGGACCCCCTACCACCCACACACCACCCTGGCTGACCGGCAGGCCACCTCCTCCCCTGTCCCGCCCGACACAGTGCCGCCGCTCCCCGGCTCCCGCCAGTACCTCTGGGGCTCCCGCCGGGCCGCGTCCTCCGGCGCTGGGGTCCCGCTGCCTGCTCTCCAGCGGCGGCTCCAGGCGCCGGCTCCGCCTGGGGGGCGGGGCCacgccgggggcggggccgggaggaggggcggggccggcccGGGAGTCCTCCGCGGCGGGAAGCGCAGCGGGAGGGGACTCGAGGCCTGGCCGCGGTCAGCGCGGAGCGCAGGCGGAGCGCCTGCCCTGAGCCAGGCCTGGCCCGGCAAGCTGTTTAACTGTGGGGCTTCCAGCCCTTGGCCGAGAAACCGGAACAAGTGTACCGGCCTTCCAAACCAACTTGGGGGCTAGACCGGGACGCCTAGTGTTGGGCTGCAGCCTGGGCACAGAGACCAAGTGCTCAGAAAATGCCACTATTCATGAGTACTTGTAAGCGCTGCTCTACACACGC comes from the Bos mutus isolate GX-2022 chromosome 22, NWIPB_WYAK_1.1, whole genome shotgun sequence genome and includes:
- the SIPA1 gene encoding signal-induced proliferation-associated protein 1 yields the protein MWAGGGVGSPRRGPAPAPTDDLFARKLRQPARPPLTPHTFEPRPTRGPLVRSGSDAGEARPPTPASPRARAHSHEEASRPAAPPARFFSDPLALLGLPAEEPEPEFPPVPEPRCFAHYDVQSLLFDWSPRPRGPGAQAEASSGTPAAAQDQTASSDLLLEAPGFVSELGGEGELGLGGPVSPPVPPSLPNAAVSVLEEPQNRTSAYSLEHADLGAGYYRKYFYGKEHQNFFGLDEALGPVAVSLRREEKDSSGGGTLHSYRIIVRTTQLRTLRGTISEDALPPGPPRGLSPRKLLEHVAPRLSPTCLRLGSASPKVPRTLLTLDEQVLSFQRKVGILYCRAGQGSEEEMYNNQEAGPAFMQFLTLLGDVVRLKGFESYRAQLDTKTDSTGTHSLYTTYQDHEIMFHVSTMLPYTPNNQQQLLRKRHIGNDIVTIVFQEPGSKPFCPTTIRSHFQHIFLVVRAEAPCTPHTSYRVAVSRTQDTPAFGPALPPGGGPFAANADFRALLLAKALNGEQAAGHARQFHAMATRTRQQYLQDLATNEVTTTSLDSASRFGLPSLGGRRRAAPRGPGAELQAAGALVWGVRAAPGARGAAGAEAGSSDGAEVPCLLGISAEALVLVAPRDGRVVFNCSCRDVLAWTFSEQRLDLYYGRGEAITLRFDGPPGQAVGEVVARLQLVSRGCETRELALPRDGQGRLGFEVDAAGFITHVERFTFAETTGLRPGARLLRVCGETLPSLGPEAAAQLLRSAPKVCVTVLPPDDSGRPRRSFSELYTLSLQEPSRRGAAEPVQDEAPAEALLPDTKQLLQVCLNDSGGPPGPGDLVEERTEFLHSQNPPSPSSSLSDEAPVLPNTTPDLLLATTAKPAAPSEGRETPLTQDGPGSPGGFEDKDEPAPELRASFLPRTLSLRNSISKIMSEAGSETLEDEWQSISEIASTCNTILESLSREGQPILESGDAKGTPKSDAEPEPSSLSEKVSHLESMLRKLQDDLQKEKADRAALEEEVRSLRHNNRRLQAESESAATRLLLASKQLGSLATDLA